Proteins encoded by one window of Xenopus tropicalis strain Nigerian chromosome 6, UCB_Xtro_10.0, whole genome shotgun sequence:
- the eef1d gene encoding elongation factor 1-delta isoform X5, translated as MVSLGPSLPHSGLQPAESVKMSASFISTEKVWLDKCKYDDAERQYYETLSRGSAPNNPHNSPQEQDGASTILRDIARARENIQKSLAGSGAASNSGDSSELAARVANLEQENQSLHKVVKDLQSAISKLESRLSTLEKSASSQPPIKVAAPVQKVQVTPAAKEENGTAEDDDDDIDLFGSDEEEDAEAERIREERLRQYAEKKAKKPGVIAKSSILLDVKPWDDETDMAKLEECVRTVQMDGLLWGSSKLVPVGYGIKKLQIQCVVEDDKVGTDILEEEITKFEDYVQSVDIAAFNKI; from the exons ATGGTCTCCCTCGGCCCTTCCCTCCCTCACTCCGGGCTGCAACCAGCGGAATCTGT GAAAATGTCGGCCTCGTTTATCAGCACAGAGAAGGTCTGGCTCGACAAGTGCAAGTACGACGATGCCGAGAGGCAGTATTATGAGACCCTAAGCAGGGGGTCCGCACCTAATAACCCCCACAACTCCCCACAG GAGCAGGACGGAGCGAGCACAATCCTCCGAGACATTGCGAGAGCCAGGGAGAATATCCAGAAATCGCTGGCCGGA AGTGGGGCCGCTTCCAACAGCGGAGACAGCAGTGAGCTGGCCGCCCGAGTAGCGAATCTGGAACAGGAGAACCAAAGCCTCCATAAAG TTGTGAAAGACCTTCAGTCGGCCATTTCTAAGCTGGAGAGCCGCCTCAGCACACTGGAGAAGTCGGCCAGCTCCCAGCCACCCATAAAG GTAGCGGCTCCCGTACAGAAGGTCCAAGTCACGCCGGCCGCTAAGGAAGAGAACGGAACCGCTGAGGATGATGACGATGACATCGACCTCTTTGGCAGCGATGAAGAGGAGGATGCGGAGGCCGAGAGGATCAGGGAGGAGCGGCTACGGCAGTATGCTGAGAAGAAAGCCAAGAAGCCTGGAGTCATAGCCAAGTCGTCCATCCTACTGGACGTGAAGCCG TGGGACGACGAGACGGACATGGCGAAGCTGGAGGAGTGCGTACGAACGGTTCAGATGGACGGCCTGCTGTGGGGCTCCTCCAAGCTGGTTCCGGTCGGTTACGGGATCAAGAAGTTACAGATCCAGTGTGTCGTCGAGGACGACAAGGTCGGCACAGACATCCTGGAAGAGGAGATCACCAAGTTTGAGGACTAT GTGCAGAGCGTCGACATCGCTGCTTTCAACAAGATCTAA
- the eef1d gene encoding elongation factor 1-delta isoform X1, with amino-acid sequence MRTRKHQSPVESTWVEKPQCVEAPRASCEAQAGNAAAPPKGQRERSVSNGVSLSDSGENSLNIDQKKANGKRQKRRRKSPKNKVVLPSFDCTLAGLMADTVWLDKCAYEEAERAYYTKGAAEQARAPETNPLTGAVTLTPRESEHIGSGTGHPPISNCCHSGLVACHHVDNGIWLNKLNFDDAEHQFVMRFGSPFAPHSLELPLRQPESGFPGGIQGTPDEGYVSAIPTPASHPFLDLGSVSSLVPSSDPTVNGKPHWAGLQDLLAEVWLDKPAYDQAERSFYETVARSHSPLRVEAQQHWGVHSGKKNKRDKWNRKSTTKQATTKKCELPVIPEETGGLLHKPVYYFLHPDSETVWLDKTSYDRAEATFYIGQHLGSSLNFKDSPASKLSRPAKSKRCGAPCHSKKMSASFISTEKVWLDKCKYDDAERQYYETLSRGSAPNNPHNSPQEQDGASTILRDIARARENIQKSLAGLRTVLHNPKEAQAALPQGQTGPRTSGAASNSGDSSELAARVANLEQENQSLHKVVKDLQSAISKLESRLSTLEKSASSQPPIKVAAPVQKVQVTPAAKEENGTAEDDDDDIDLFGSDEEEDAEAERIREERLRQYAEKKAKKPGVIAKSSILLDVKPWDDETDMAKLEECVRTVQMDGLLWGSSKLVPVGYGIKKLQIQCVVEDDKVGTDILEEEITKFEDYVQSVDIAAFNKI; translated from the exons ATGAGGACCAGGAAACACCAGAGCCCAGTGGAGTCCACTTGGGTCGAGAAGCCTCAATGCGTCGAGGCCCCACGGGCCAGTTGTGAAGCTCAGGCTGGGAATGCAGCTGCACCGCCCAAAGGCCAAAGAGAGCGCAGTGTCTCCAATGGTGTAAGCCTCTCCGATTCCGGTGAAAATTCCTTGAATATCGACCAAAAGAAGGCGAACGGCAAAAGGCAGAAAAGGCGAAGAAAGTCTCCGAAGAACAAGGTCGTTCTGCCGAGTTTCGACTGCACTCTTGCTGGGTTGATGGCCGATACGGTGTGGCTAGATAAGTGTGCGTATGAAGAGGCTGAACGCGCTTATTATACCAAGGGTGCCGCAGAGCAGGCCAGGGCGCCAGAGACAAATCCACTAACCGGTGCTGTCACACTGACTCCTCGGGAATCTGAGCATATCGGGTCTGGTACTGGGCACCCACCCATCAGTAACTGCTGCCACAGTGGGCTGGTTGCTTGTCATCATGTAGACAATGGCATATGGCTGAATAAACTGAACTTCGATGATGCAGAGCATCAGTTTGTTATGAGGTTCGGGTCACCCTTTGCCCCACATTCCCTTGAACTTCCACTTAGGCAACCCGAGAGTGGATTCCCGGGGGGCATACAAGGAACCCCTGATGAAGGGTACGTCAGTGCCATCCCTACTCCCGCCTCGCACCCCTTCCTGGATTTGGGTTCTGTCTCCTCGCTGGTTCCCTCCTCCGACCCAACTGTGAATGGAAAGCCTCATTGGGCCGGTCTCCAAGATCTCCTGGCCGAGGTGTGGCTAGACAAGCCGGCCTATgaccaggcagagagaagttttTACGAGACGGTGGCTAGAAGCCACTCTCCATTACGGGTTGAAGCGCAGCAACACTGGGGCGTGCACTCTGGGAAGAAAAACAAGCGCGACAAGTGGAATCGGAAATCCACCACCAAACAGGCCACCACCAAGAAATGCGAGTTGCCCGTTATTCCCGAGGAAACGGGAGGGCTGCTCCATAAACCCGTCTATTATTTCCTCCATCCGGACAGTGAAACCGTGTGGCTTGATAAGACTTCCTATGACAGAGCGGAGGCCACGTTCTACATAGGCCAACACTTGGGCTCCTCCTTAAATTTCAAGGATTCGCCCGCCTCCAAGCTTTCAAGACCCGCCAAGTCCAAGCGATGCGGCGCCCCCTGCCATTCTAA GAAAATGTCGGCCTCGTTTATCAGCACAGAGAAGGTCTGGCTCGACAAGTGCAAGTACGACGATGCCGAGAGGCAGTATTATGAGACCCTAAGCAGGGGGTCCGCACCTAATAACCCCCACAACTCCCCACAG GAGCAGGACGGAGCGAGCACAATCCTCCGAGACATTGCGAGAGCCAGGGAGAATATCCAGAAATCGCTGGCCGGA CTCAGGACAGTCCTGCATAACCCTAAGGAAGCTCAGGCCGCcctcccccagggccaaacaggGCCCCGTACT AGTGGGGCCGCTTCCAACAGCGGAGACAGCAGTGAGCTGGCCGCCCGAGTAGCGAATCTGGAACAGGAGAACCAAAGCCTCCATAAAG TTGTGAAAGACCTTCAGTCGGCCATTTCTAAGCTGGAGAGCCGCCTCAGCACACTGGAGAAGTCGGCCAGCTCCCAGCCACCCATAAAG GTAGCGGCTCCCGTACAGAAGGTCCAAGTCACGCCGGCCGCTAAGGAAGAGAACGGAACCGCTGAGGATGATGACGATGACATCGACCTCTTTGGCAGCGATGAAGAGGAGGATGCGGAGGCCGAGAGGATCAGGGAGGAGCGGCTACGGCAGTATGCTGAGAAGAAAGCCAAGAAGCCTGGAGTCATAGCCAAGTCGTCCATCCTACTGGACGTGAAGCCG TGGGACGACGAGACGGACATGGCGAAGCTGGAGGAGTGCGTACGAACGGTTCAGATGGACGGCCTGCTGTGGGGCTCCTCCAAGCTGGTTCCGGTCGGTTACGGGATCAAGAAGTTACAGATCCAGTGTGTCGTCGAGGACGACAAGGTCGGCACAGACATCCTGGAAGAGGAGATCACCAAGTTTGAGGACTAT GTGCAGAGCGTCGACATCGCTGCTTTCAACAAGATCTAA
- the eef1d gene encoding elongation factor 1-delta isoform X6, whose protein sequence is MVSLGPSLPHSGLQPAESVKMSASFISTEKVWLDKCKYDDAERQYYETLSRGSAPNNPHNSPQSGAASNSGDSSELAARVANLEQENQSLHKVVKDLQSAISKLESRLSTLEKSASSQPPIKVAAPVQKVQVTPAAKEENGTAEDDDDDIDLFGSDEEEDAEAERIREERLRQYAEKKAKKPGVIAKSSILLDVKPWDDETDMAKLEECVRTVQMDGLLWGSSKLVPVGYGIKKLQIQCVVEDDKVGTDILEEEITKFEDYVQSVDIAAFNKI, encoded by the exons ATGGTCTCCCTCGGCCCTTCCCTCCCTCACTCCGGGCTGCAACCAGCGGAATCTGT GAAAATGTCGGCCTCGTTTATCAGCACAGAGAAGGTCTGGCTCGACAAGTGCAAGTACGACGATGCCGAGAGGCAGTATTATGAGACCCTAAGCAGGGGGTCCGCACCTAATAACCCCCACAACTCCCCACAG AGTGGGGCCGCTTCCAACAGCGGAGACAGCAGTGAGCTGGCCGCCCGAGTAGCGAATCTGGAACAGGAGAACCAAAGCCTCCATAAAG TTGTGAAAGACCTTCAGTCGGCCATTTCTAAGCTGGAGAGCCGCCTCAGCACACTGGAGAAGTCGGCCAGCTCCCAGCCACCCATAAAG GTAGCGGCTCCCGTACAGAAGGTCCAAGTCACGCCGGCCGCTAAGGAAGAGAACGGAACCGCTGAGGATGATGACGATGACATCGACCTCTTTGGCAGCGATGAAGAGGAGGATGCGGAGGCCGAGAGGATCAGGGAGGAGCGGCTACGGCAGTATGCTGAGAAGAAAGCCAAGAAGCCTGGAGTCATAGCCAAGTCGTCCATCCTACTGGACGTGAAGCCG TGGGACGACGAGACGGACATGGCGAAGCTGGAGGAGTGCGTACGAACGGTTCAGATGGACGGCCTGCTGTGGGGCTCCTCCAAGCTGGTTCCGGTCGGTTACGGGATCAAGAAGTTACAGATCCAGTGTGTCGTCGAGGACGACAAGGTCGGCACAGACATCCTGGAAGAGGAGATCACCAAGTTTGAGGACTAT GTGCAGAGCGTCGACATCGCTGCTTTCAACAAGATCTAA
- the eef1d gene encoding elongation factor 1-delta isoform X3 produces the protein MRTRKHQSPVESTWVEKPQCVEAPRASCEAQAGNAAAPPKGQRERSVSNGVSLSDSGENSLNIDQKKANGKRQKRRRKSPKNKVVLPSFDCTLAGLMADTVWLDKCAYEEAERAYYTKGAAEQARAPETNPLTGAVTLTPRESEHIGSGTGHPPISNCCHSGLVACHHVDNGIWLNKLNFDDAEHQFVMRFGSPFAPHSLELPLRQPESGFPGGIQGTPDEGYVSAIPTPASHPFLDLGSVSSLVPSSDPTVNGKPHWAGLQDLLAEVWLDKPAYDQAERSFYETVARSHSPLRVEAQQHWGVHSGKKNKRDKWNRKSTTKQATTKKCELPVIPEETGGLLHKPVYYFLHPDSETVWLDKTSYDRAEATFYIGQHLGSSLNFKDSPASKLSRPAKSKRCGAPCHSKKMSASFISTEKVWLDKCKYDDAERQYYETLSRGSAPNNPHNSPQSGAASNSGDSSELAARVANLEQENQSLHKVVKDLQSAISKLESRLSTLEKSASSQPPIKVAAPVQKVQVTPAAKEENGTAEDDDDDIDLFGSDEEEDAEAERIREERLRQYAEKKAKKPGVIAKSSILLDVKPWDDETDMAKLEECVRTVQMDGLLWGSSKLVPVGYGIKKLQIQCVVEDDKVGTDILEEEITKFEDYVQSVDIAAFNKI, from the exons ATGAGGACCAGGAAACACCAGAGCCCAGTGGAGTCCACTTGGGTCGAGAAGCCTCAATGCGTCGAGGCCCCACGGGCCAGTTGTGAAGCTCAGGCTGGGAATGCAGCTGCACCGCCCAAAGGCCAAAGAGAGCGCAGTGTCTCCAATGGTGTAAGCCTCTCCGATTCCGGTGAAAATTCCTTGAATATCGACCAAAAGAAGGCGAACGGCAAAAGGCAGAAAAGGCGAAGAAAGTCTCCGAAGAACAAGGTCGTTCTGCCGAGTTTCGACTGCACTCTTGCTGGGTTGATGGCCGATACGGTGTGGCTAGATAAGTGTGCGTATGAAGAGGCTGAACGCGCTTATTATACCAAGGGTGCCGCAGAGCAGGCCAGGGCGCCAGAGACAAATCCACTAACCGGTGCTGTCACACTGACTCCTCGGGAATCTGAGCATATCGGGTCTGGTACTGGGCACCCACCCATCAGTAACTGCTGCCACAGTGGGCTGGTTGCTTGTCATCATGTAGACAATGGCATATGGCTGAATAAACTGAACTTCGATGATGCAGAGCATCAGTTTGTTATGAGGTTCGGGTCACCCTTTGCCCCACATTCCCTTGAACTTCCACTTAGGCAACCCGAGAGTGGATTCCCGGGGGGCATACAAGGAACCCCTGATGAAGGGTACGTCAGTGCCATCCCTACTCCCGCCTCGCACCCCTTCCTGGATTTGGGTTCTGTCTCCTCGCTGGTTCCCTCCTCCGACCCAACTGTGAATGGAAAGCCTCATTGGGCCGGTCTCCAAGATCTCCTGGCCGAGGTGTGGCTAGACAAGCCGGCCTATgaccaggcagagagaagttttTACGAGACGGTGGCTAGAAGCCACTCTCCATTACGGGTTGAAGCGCAGCAACACTGGGGCGTGCACTCTGGGAAGAAAAACAAGCGCGACAAGTGGAATCGGAAATCCACCACCAAACAGGCCACCACCAAGAAATGCGAGTTGCCCGTTATTCCCGAGGAAACGGGAGGGCTGCTCCATAAACCCGTCTATTATTTCCTCCATCCGGACAGTGAAACCGTGTGGCTTGATAAGACTTCCTATGACAGAGCGGAGGCCACGTTCTACATAGGCCAACACTTGGGCTCCTCCTTAAATTTCAAGGATTCGCCCGCCTCCAAGCTTTCAAGACCCGCCAAGTCCAAGCGATGCGGCGCCCCCTGCCATTCTAA GAAAATGTCGGCCTCGTTTATCAGCACAGAGAAGGTCTGGCTCGACAAGTGCAAGTACGACGATGCCGAGAGGCAGTATTATGAGACCCTAAGCAGGGGGTCCGCACCTAATAACCCCCACAACTCCCCACAG AGTGGGGCCGCTTCCAACAGCGGAGACAGCAGTGAGCTGGCCGCCCGAGTAGCGAATCTGGAACAGGAGAACCAAAGCCTCCATAAAG TTGTGAAAGACCTTCAGTCGGCCATTTCTAAGCTGGAGAGCCGCCTCAGCACACTGGAGAAGTCGGCCAGCTCCCAGCCACCCATAAAG GTAGCGGCTCCCGTACAGAAGGTCCAAGTCACGCCGGCCGCTAAGGAAGAGAACGGAACCGCTGAGGATGATGACGATGACATCGACCTCTTTGGCAGCGATGAAGAGGAGGATGCGGAGGCCGAGAGGATCAGGGAGGAGCGGCTACGGCAGTATGCTGAGAAGAAAGCCAAGAAGCCTGGAGTCATAGCCAAGTCGTCCATCCTACTGGACGTGAAGCCG TGGGACGACGAGACGGACATGGCGAAGCTGGAGGAGTGCGTACGAACGGTTCAGATGGACGGCCTGCTGTGGGGCTCCTCCAAGCTGGTTCCGGTCGGTTACGGGATCAAGAAGTTACAGATCCAGTGTGTCGTCGAGGACGACAAGGTCGGCACAGACATCCTGGAAGAGGAGATCACCAAGTTTGAGGACTAT GTGCAGAGCGTCGACATCGCTGCTTTCAACAAGATCTAA
- the eef1d gene encoding elongation factor 1-delta isoform X2, translating to MRTRKHQSPVESTWVEKPQCVEAPRASCEAQAGNAAAPPKGQRERSVSNGVSLSDSGENSLNIDQKKANGKRQKRRRKSPKNKVVLPSFDCTLAGLMADTVWLDKCAYEEAERAYYTKGAAEQARAPETNPLTGAVTLTPRESEHIGSGTGHPPISNCCHSGLVACHHVDNGIWLNKLNFDDAEHQFVMRFGSPFAPHSLELPLRQPESGFPGGIQGTPDEGYVSAIPTPASHPFLDLGSVSSLVPSSDPTVNGKPHWAGLQDLLAEVWLDKPAYDQAERSFYETVARSHSPLRVEAQQHWGVHSGKKNKRDKWNRKSTTKQATTKKCELPVIPEETGGLLHKPVYYFLHPDSETVWLDKTSYDRAEATFYIGQHLGSSLNFKDSPASKLSRPAKSKRCGAPCHSKKMSASFISTEKVWLDKCKYDDAERQYYETLSRGSAPNNPHNSPQEQDGASTILRDIARARENIQKSLAGSGAASNSGDSSELAARVANLEQENQSLHKVVKDLQSAISKLESRLSTLEKSASSQPPIKVAAPVQKVQVTPAAKEENGTAEDDDDDIDLFGSDEEEDAEAERIREERLRQYAEKKAKKPGVIAKSSILLDVKPWDDETDMAKLEECVRTVQMDGLLWGSSKLVPVGYGIKKLQIQCVVEDDKVGTDILEEEITKFEDYVQSVDIAAFNKI from the exons ATGAGGACCAGGAAACACCAGAGCCCAGTGGAGTCCACTTGGGTCGAGAAGCCTCAATGCGTCGAGGCCCCACGGGCCAGTTGTGAAGCTCAGGCTGGGAATGCAGCTGCACCGCCCAAAGGCCAAAGAGAGCGCAGTGTCTCCAATGGTGTAAGCCTCTCCGATTCCGGTGAAAATTCCTTGAATATCGACCAAAAGAAGGCGAACGGCAAAAGGCAGAAAAGGCGAAGAAAGTCTCCGAAGAACAAGGTCGTTCTGCCGAGTTTCGACTGCACTCTTGCTGGGTTGATGGCCGATACGGTGTGGCTAGATAAGTGTGCGTATGAAGAGGCTGAACGCGCTTATTATACCAAGGGTGCCGCAGAGCAGGCCAGGGCGCCAGAGACAAATCCACTAACCGGTGCTGTCACACTGACTCCTCGGGAATCTGAGCATATCGGGTCTGGTACTGGGCACCCACCCATCAGTAACTGCTGCCACAGTGGGCTGGTTGCTTGTCATCATGTAGACAATGGCATATGGCTGAATAAACTGAACTTCGATGATGCAGAGCATCAGTTTGTTATGAGGTTCGGGTCACCCTTTGCCCCACATTCCCTTGAACTTCCACTTAGGCAACCCGAGAGTGGATTCCCGGGGGGCATACAAGGAACCCCTGATGAAGGGTACGTCAGTGCCATCCCTACTCCCGCCTCGCACCCCTTCCTGGATTTGGGTTCTGTCTCCTCGCTGGTTCCCTCCTCCGACCCAACTGTGAATGGAAAGCCTCATTGGGCCGGTCTCCAAGATCTCCTGGCCGAGGTGTGGCTAGACAAGCCGGCCTATgaccaggcagagagaagttttTACGAGACGGTGGCTAGAAGCCACTCTCCATTACGGGTTGAAGCGCAGCAACACTGGGGCGTGCACTCTGGGAAGAAAAACAAGCGCGACAAGTGGAATCGGAAATCCACCACCAAACAGGCCACCACCAAGAAATGCGAGTTGCCCGTTATTCCCGAGGAAACGGGAGGGCTGCTCCATAAACCCGTCTATTATTTCCTCCATCCGGACAGTGAAACCGTGTGGCTTGATAAGACTTCCTATGACAGAGCGGAGGCCACGTTCTACATAGGCCAACACTTGGGCTCCTCCTTAAATTTCAAGGATTCGCCCGCCTCCAAGCTTTCAAGACCCGCCAAGTCCAAGCGATGCGGCGCCCCCTGCCATTCTAA GAAAATGTCGGCCTCGTTTATCAGCACAGAGAAGGTCTGGCTCGACAAGTGCAAGTACGACGATGCCGAGAGGCAGTATTATGAGACCCTAAGCAGGGGGTCCGCACCTAATAACCCCCACAACTCCCCACAG GAGCAGGACGGAGCGAGCACAATCCTCCGAGACATTGCGAGAGCCAGGGAGAATATCCAGAAATCGCTGGCCGGA AGTGGGGCCGCTTCCAACAGCGGAGACAGCAGTGAGCTGGCCGCCCGAGTAGCGAATCTGGAACAGGAGAACCAAAGCCTCCATAAAG TTGTGAAAGACCTTCAGTCGGCCATTTCTAAGCTGGAGAGCCGCCTCAGCACACTGGAGAAGTCGGCCAGCTCCCAGCCACCCATAAAG GTAGCGGCTCCCGTACAGAAGGTCCAAGTCACGCCGGCCGCTAAGGAAGAGAACGGAACCGCTGAGGATGATGACGATGACATCGACCTCTTTGGCAGCGATGAAGAGGAGGATGCGGAGGCCGAGAGGATCAGGGAGGAGCGGCTACGGCAGTATGCTGAGAAGAAAGCCAAGAAGCCTGGAGTCATAGCCAAGTCGTCCATCCTACTGGACGTGAAGCCG TGGGACGACGAGACGGACATGGCGAAGCTGGAGGAGTGCGTACGAACGGTTCAGATGGACGGCCTGCTGTGGGGCTCCTCCAAGCTGGTTCCGGTCGGTTACGGGATCAAGAAGTTACAGATCCAGTGTGTCGTCGAGGACGACAAGGTCGGCACAGACATCCTGGAAGAGGAGATCACCAAGTTTGAGGACTAT GTGCAGAGCGTCGACATCGCTGCTTTCAACAAGATCTAA
- the eef1d gene encoding elongation factor 1-delta isoform X4: MVSLGPSLPHSGLQPAESVKMSASFISTEKVWLDKCKYDDAERQYYETLSRGSAPNNPHNSPQEQDGASTILRDIARARENIQKSLAGLRTVLHNPKEAQAALPQGQTGPRTSGAASNSGDSSELAARVANLEQENQSLHKVVKDLQSAISKLESRLSTLEKSASSQPPIKVAAPVQKVQVTPAAKEENGTAEDDDDDIDLFGSDEEEDAEAERIREERLRQYAEKKAKKPGVIAKSSILLDVKPWDDETDMAKLEECVRTVQMDGLLWGSSKLVPVGYGIKKLQIQCVVEDDKVGTDILEEEITKFEDYVQSVDIAAFNKI; the protein is encoded by the exons ATGGTCTCCCTCGGCCCTTCCCTCCCTCACTCCGGGCTGCAACCAGCGGAATCTGT GAAAATGTCGGCCTCGTTTATCAGCACAGAGAAGGTCTGGCTCGACAAGTGCAAGTACGACGATGCCGAGAGGCAGTATTATGAGACCCTAAGCAGGGGGTCCGCACCTAATAACCCCCACAACTCCCCACAG GAGCAGGACGGAGCGAGCACAATCCTCCGAGACATTGCGAGAGCCAGGGAGAATATCCAGAAATCGCTGGCCGGA CTCAGGACAGTCCTGCATAACCCTAAGGAAGCTCAGGCCGCcctcccccagggccaaacaggGCCCCGTACT AGTGGGGCCGCTTCCAACAGCGGAGACAGCAGTGAGCTGGCCGCCCGAGTAGCGAATCTGGAACAGGAGAACCAAAGCCTCCATAAAG TTGTGAAAGACCTTCAGTCGGCCATTTCTAAGCTGGAGAGCCGCCTCAGCACACTGGAGAAGTCGGCCAGCTCCCAGCCACCCATAAAG GTAGCGGCTCCCGTACAGAAGGTCCAAGTCACGCCGGCCGCTAAGGAAGAGAACGGAACCGCTGAGGATGATGACGATGACATCGACCTCTTTGGCAGCGATGAAGAGGAGGATGCGGAGGCCGAGAGGATCAGGGAGGAGCGGCTACGGCAGTATGCTGAGAAGAAAGCCAAGAAGCCTGGAGTCATAGCCAAGTCGTCCATCCTACTGGACGTGAAGCCG TGGGACGACGAGACGGACATGGCGAAGCTGGAGGAGTGCGTACGAACGGTTCAGATGGACGGCCTGCTGTGGGGCTCCTCCAAGCTGGTTCCGGTCGGTTACGGGATCAAGAAGTTACAGATCCAGTGTGTCGTCGAGGACGACAAGGTCGGCACAGACATCCTGGAAGAGGAGATCACCAAGTTTGAGGACTAT GTGCAGAGCGTCGACATCGCTGCTTTCAACAAGATCTAA